The following proteins are co-located in the Helicoverpa armigera isolate CAAS_96S chromosome 23, ASM3070526v1, whole genome shotgun sequence genome:
- the LOC110376789 gene encoding clotting factor B isoform X1: protein MVSYMQNPGDWNPHAQQRNPPWHQFSSPRKRSPEAVQSPYYNSNQYPQPQYVQNNQYQQPQYHPGQNFQGPQYYDYDSRSSVGFIQSDHRNPNDPRLLSDSAFTRISETLGAINTVGHYLVEMVSDSHESNETDPNLQQLPQALYTISKNVLGRNVTDKIAPIVKKALPKVLPDAPITKIATADRVDDEDDAKYCTTPEGQEGVCEDLSNCPQLLLNLVNLRESLCFKDLFVPGVCCPKDAIVPIIQSEKPIVASTSKPTYLVPVTTQKPKPVTTKKPSAVLVLTTKKPKPLTSTTKRPAATTRRPATTSRRPATTTTVTTPRTLPTTSYYTVAPPVIHNFSNIVDVDDCGQREDEGGRIVGGTEAKPGAWPWMAAIYLHGSKRREFWCGGTLVGKKHVLTAAHCTRDSKQRPFPARQFSVRLGDVDLAREDEPSRPVTLRVTAVRAHDQFSRVGFYNDIAILVLSENVQKSKYVIPICLPHGELTRQTFDGSVATVVGWGTTRYGGGESSKQLEAKLPVWRNEECDRAYFQPITDTFLCAGYARGGVDACQGDSGGPLMLQINGRWTQIGVVSFGNKCGEPGYPGVYTRVTHYSNWLQQNLI from the exons ATGG TGAGCTACATGCAGAACCCGGGTGATTGGAACCCTCACGCGCAGCAGAGAAACCCGCCATGGCACCAGTTCTCCTCACCAAGGAAAAGATCCCCAGAAGCCGTCCAAAGCCCCTACTATAACAGCAACCAGTATCCACAACCCCAATATGTCCAAAATAATCAATACCAACAACCCCAGTATCACCCAGGCCAAAACTTCCAAGGACCTCAGTATTATGATTACGACAGCAGATCTTCAGTAGGCTTCATCCAATCAGATCATAGAAACCCCAATGATCCAAGGCTTCTATCAGATTCAGCATTCACCAGAATATCAGAAACTCTTGGTGCCATAAACACTGTGGGTCACTACCTAGTAGAGATGGTCAGTGATTCACACGAGAGCAATGAAACAGATCCGAACTTACAACAGCTACCTCAAGCCCTTTACACTATAAGTAAAAACGTTTTGGGCAGAAACGTTACCGATAAAATAGCTCCTATAGTAAAGAAGGCGTTACCTAAAGTGTTACCAGATGCTCCTATAACTAAGATAGCGACAGCTGACCGCGTAGATGATGAAGACGATGCTAAGTACTGCACAACTCCTGAAGGGCAGGAAGGTGTTTGCGAAGACTTGAGTAATTGTCCCCAATTGTTGTTGAACTTGGTGAATCTCAGGGAGTCTTTGTGTTTCAAAGATCTGTTTGTGCCTGGGGTTTGTTGCCCGAAAGATGCTATTGTGCCAATTATACAATCGGAGAAACCGATTGTGGCGTCGACGAGTAAGCCGACGTACTTAGTGCCTGTGACGACTCAGAAGCCTAAACCTGTGACGACGAAGAAGCCTTCAGCCGTCTTAGTGTTGACGACTAAGAAACCGAAGCCGTTAACCTCGACGACGAAGCGGCCAGCAGCCACGACTCGGCGGCCTGCGACCACGAGCCGGCGACCTGCGACCACCACCACGGTGACCACGCCGAGGACTCTGCCTACCACTTCATACTACACAGTCGCACCTCCTGTTATACATAATTTCTCCAACATTGTTGACGTTGATG ACTGTGGTCAGCGTGAAGACGAGGGCGGTCGTATCGTGGGGGGAACGGAAGCCAAGCCTGGAGCGTGGCCCTGGATGGCAGCTATATACCTTCACGGCAGCAAACGGAGGGAGTTCTGGTGTGGTGGTACCCTGGTCGGGAAGAAGCATGTGCTTACCGCTGCTCATTGTACCAGAGACTCTAAACAAAGACC GTTCCCAGCGCGTCAGTTCAGCGTGCGGCTGGGTGACGTGGATTTAGCACGAGAGGACGAGCCCTCCCGCCCCGTCACGTTGCGCGTCACCGCTGTTCGCGCCCACGACCAGTTCTCCAGAGTCGGCTTCTACAATGATATTGCTATACTTGTGTTGTCAG AAAACGTCCAAAAATCGAAATACGTGATCCCAATCTGCCTGCCCCACGGCGAACTAACCCGTCAGACGTTTGACGGGTCCGTAGCCACAGTCGTGGGTTGGGGCACCACTCGCTACGGAGGTGGAGAAAGCTCTAAGCAGCTGGAGGCCAAGCTCCCAGTGTGGAGGAACGAGGAGTGTGATAGAGCATACTTCCAGCCTATTACTGATACGTTCCTATGTGCTGGGTACGCGAGGGGAGGGGTTGATGCTTGTCAG GGTGATTCCGGCGGCCCCCTCATGCTACAAATAAACGGGCGCTGGACGCAGATCGGGGTGGTTTCGTTCGGAAACAAGTGCGGAGAGCCCGGCTACCCCGGAGTTTATACCAGAGTGACGCATTACTCAAATTGGCTACAACAGAATTTAATTTAG
- the LOC110376789 gene encoding clotting factor B isoform X2, translated as MQNPGDWNPHAQQRNPPWHQFSSPRKRSPEAVQSPYYNSNQYPQPQYVQNNQYQQPQYHPGQNFQGPQYYDYDSRSSVGFIQSDHRNPNDPRLLSDSAFTRISETLGAINTVGHYLVEMVSDSHESNETDPNLQQLPQALYTISKNVLGRNVTDKIAPIVKKALPKVLPDAPITKIATADRVDDEDDAKYCTTPEGQEGVCEDLSNCPQLLLNLVNLRESLCFKDLFVPGVCCPKDAIVPIIQSEKPIVASTSKPTYLVPVTTQKPKPVTTKKPSAVLVLTTKKPKPLTSTTKRPAATTRRPATTSRRPATTTTVTTPRTLPTTSYYTVAPPVIHNFSNIVDVDDCGQREDEGGRIVGGTEAKPGAWPWMAAIYLHGSKRREFWCGGTLVGKKHVLTAAHCTRDSKQRPFPARQFSVRLGDVDLAREDEPSRPVTLRVTAVRAHDQFSRVGFYNDIAILVLSENVQKSKYVIPICLPHGELTRQTFDGSVATVVGWGTTRYGGGESSKQLEAKLPVWRNEECDRAYFQPITDTFLCAGYARGGVDACQGDSGGPLMLQINGRWTQIGVVSFGNKCGEPGYPGVYTRVTHYSNWLQQNLI; from the exons ATGCAGAACCCGGGTGATTGGAACCCTCACGCGCAGCAGAGAAACCCGCCATGGCACCAGTTCTCCTCACCAAGGAAAAGATCCCCAGAAGCCGTCCAAAGCCCCTACTATAACAGCAACCAGTATCCACAACCCCAATATGTCCAAAATAATCAATACCAACAACCCCAGTATCACCCAGGCCAAAACTTCCAAGGACCTCAGTATTATGATTACGACAGCAGATCTTCAGTAGGCTTCATCCAATCAGATCATAGAAACCCCAATGATCCAAGGCTTCTATCAGATTCAGCATTCACCAGAATATCAGAAACTCTTGGTGCCATAAACACTGTGGGTCACTACCTAGTAGAGATGGTCAGTGATTCACACGAGAGCAATGAAACAGATCCGAACTTACAACAGCTACCTCAAGCCCTTTACACTATAAGTAAAAACGTTTTGGGCAGAAACGTTACCGATAAAATAGCTCCTATAGTAAAGAAGGCGTTACCTAAAGTGTTACCAGATGCTCCTATAACTAAGATAGCGACAGCTGACCGCGTAGATGATGAAGACGATGCTAAGTACTGCACAACTCCTGAAGGGCAGGAAGGTGTTTGCGAAGACTTGAGTAATTGTCCCCAATTGTTGTTGAACTTGGTGAATCTCAGGGAGTCTTTGTGTTTCAAAGATCTGTTTGTGCCTGGGGTTTGTTGCCCGAAAGATGCTATTGTGCCAATTATACAATCGGAGAAACCGATTGTGGCGTCGACGAGTAAGCCGACGTACTTAGTGCCTGTGACGACTCAGAAGCCTAAACCTGTGACGACGAAGAAGCCTTCAGCCGTCTTAGTGTTGACGACTAAGAAACCGAAGCCGTTAACCTCGACGACGAAGCGGCCAGCAGCCACGACTCGGCGGCCTGCGACCACGAGCCGGCGACCTGCGACCACCACCACGGTGACCACGCCGAGGACTCTGCCTACCACTTCATACTACACAGTCGCACCTCCTGTTATACATAATTTCTCCAACATTGTTGACGTTGATG ACTGTGGTCAGCGTGAAGACGAGGGCGGTCGTATCGTGGGGGGAACGGAAGCCAAGCCTGGAGCGTGGCCCTGGATGGCAGCTATATACCTTCACGGCAGCAAACGGAGGGAGTTCTGGTGTGGTGGTACCCTGGTCGGGAAGAAGCATGTGCTTACCGCTGCTCATTGTACCAGAGACTCTAAACAAAGACC GTTCCCAGCGCGTCAGTTCAGCGTGCGGCTGGGTGACGTGGATTTAGCACGAGAGGACGAGCCCTCCCGCCCCGTCACGTTGCGCGTCACCGCTGTTCGCGCCCACGACCAGTTCTCCAGAGTCGGCTTCTACAATGATATTGCTATACTTGTGTTGTCAG AAAACGTCCAAAAATCGAAATACGTGATCCCAATCTGCCTGCCCCACGGCGAACTAACCCGTCAGACGTTTGACGGGTCCGTAGCCACAGTCGTGGGTTGGGGCACCACTCGCTACGGAGGTGGAGAAAGCTCTAAGCAGCTGGAGGCCAAGCTCCCAGTGTGGAGGAACGAGGAGTGTGATAGAGCATACTTCCAGCCTATTACTGATACGTTCCTATGTGCTGGGTACGCGAGGGGAGGGGTTGATGCTTGTCAG GGTGATTCCGGCGGCCCCCTCATGCTACAAATAAACGGGCGCTGGACGCAGATCGGGGTGGTTTCGTTCGGAAACAAGTGCGGAGAGCCCGGCTACCCCGGAGTTTATACCAGAGTGACGCATTACTCAAATTGGCTACAACAGAATTTAATTTAG